A single region of the Amphiura filiformis chromosome 7, Afil_fr2py, whole genome shotgun sequence genome encodes:
- the LOC140157570 gene encoding organic cation transporter protein-like isoform X2: MILSLVIGTEFVGPSKRILVCVVGYLFSTLGSMSLALLAFLIRKWRILQFVVSAPSSILCFFIIFIPESARWLISRGRLKEADEIIQRVARTNQVEMPESLLEGYKEKNEDKKQEVKVVGSSDPKNPFLYPNMRRGLLCLMWMGFVNSMVNYGLSLNATNFGFNQYLDFFLVVSADIIGILLCYYTVEKWGRVITVCVAMILGGSLCIVTGFLVDGIAKVIVASLGKVGIAASFAVSLFLPIEIFPTPVRTISTGVVGMAVGVGSILSPLLLILSDTWSPLPLVVFGSLSISAGFVALFLPETMGRKLPETMQEGEALCARRRTGGRGSYGSLIDNSHEDEEIT; the protein is encoded by the exons ATGATTTTATCACTTGTTATAG GTACAGAATTTGTTGGTCCTTCCAAACGTATTTTAGTGTGTGTTGTAGGCTACCTGTTTTCAACGCTTGGCAGCATGTCACTTGCATTGCTAGCATTTCTTATACGCAAATGGAGGATTCTTCAGTTCGTGGTCTCTGCCCCATCTTCAATATTATGCTTCTTTATTAT ATTCATTCCTGAATCAGCTAGATGGCTAATCTCAAGAGGAAGGTTAAAAGAGGCAGATGAAATCATCCAACGCGTCGCTAGAACAAATCAAGTAGAAATGCCTGAATCTCTTCTTGAAGGGTACAAGGAAAAAAATGAAGACAAGAAACAG gaGGTTAAAGTCGTTGGCAGCAGCGATCCGAAAAATCCGTTTCTCTACCCGAATATGAGGAGGGGACTACTGTGCCTGATGTGGATGGG GTTTGTAAACAGTATGGTGAACTACGGGCTTTCCTTAAATGCAACAAATTTTGGGTTCAACCAATATTTGGATTTCTTCCTGGTCGTGTCCGCTGATATCATAGGCATTTTATTGTGTTACTACACCGTAGAGAAATGGGGGCGAGTCATCACCGTGTGTGTCGCAATGATTCTAGGCGGGTCATTATGTATCGTCACTGGCTTTTTGG TTGACGGTATTGCCAAAGTAATCGTTGCATCTTTGGGTAAAGTTGGAATCGCCGCATCCTTCGCTGTTTCACTTTTTCTACCTATAGAAATATTTCCTACACCAGTCAG GACTATAAGTACTGGGGTCGTAGGCATGGCCGTTGGTGTAGGGAGTATTTTATCGCCATTATTACTGATCCTTTCCGATACCTGGAGTCCGTTACCATTGGTAGTCTTCGGAAGCCTTTCTATCTCTGCGGGATTCGTGGCTCTTTTTCTACCAGAAACGATGGGTCGTAAACTGCCCGAGACTATGCAAGAAGGAGAGGCGTTATGTGCGAG
- the LOC140157570 gene encoding organic cation transporter protein-like isoform X1: MILSLVIGTEFVGPSKRILVCVVGYLFSTLGSMSLALLAFLIRKWRILQFVVSAPSSILCFFIIFIPESARWLISRGRLKEADEIIQRVARTNQVEMPESLLEGYKEKNEDKKQQEVKVVGSSDPKNPFLYPNMRRGLLCLMWMGFVNSMVNYGLSLNATNFGFNQYLDFFLVVSADIIGILLCYYTVEKWGRVITVCVAMILGGSLCIVTGFLVDGIAKVIVASLGKVGIAASFAVSLFLPIEIFPTPVRTISTGVVGMAVGVGSILSPLLLILSDTWSPLPLVVFGSLSISAGFVALFLPETMGRKLPETMQEGEALCARRRTGGRGSYGSLIDNSHEDEEIT; encoded by the exons ATGATTTTATCACTTGTTATAG GTACAGAATTTGTTGGTCCTTCCAAACGTATTTTAGTGTGTGTTGTAGGCTACCTGTTTTCAACGCTTGGCAGCATGTCACTTGCATTGCTAGCATTTCTTATACGCAAATGGAGGATTCTTCAGTTCGTGGTCTCTGCCCCATCTTCAATATTATGCTTCTTTATTAT ATTCATTCCTGAATCAGCTAGATGGCTAATCTCAAGAGGAAGGTTAAAAGAGGCAGATGAAATCATCCAACGCGTCGCTAGAACAAATCAAGTAGAAATGCCTGAATCTCTTCTTGAAGGGTACAAGGAAAAAAATGAAGACAAGAAACAG caggaGGTTAAAGTCGTTGGCAGCAGCGATCCGAAAAATCCGTTTCTCTACCCGAATATGAGGAGGGGACTACTGTGCCTGATGTGGATGGG GTTTGTAAACAGTATGGTGAACTACGGGCTTTCCTTAAATGCAACAAATTTTGGGTTCAACCAATATTTGGATTTCTTCCTGGTCGTGTCCGCTGATATCATAGGCATTTTATTGTGTTACTACACCGTAGAGAAATGGGGGCGAGTCATCACCGTGTGTGTCGCAATGATTCTAGGCGGGTCATTATGTATCGTCACTGGCTTTTTGG TTGACGGTATTGCCAAAGTAATCGTTGCATCTTTGGGTAAAGTTGGAATCGCCGCATCCTTCGCTGTTTCACTTTTTCTACCTATAGAAATATTTCCTACACCAGTCAG GACTATAAGTACTGGGGTCGTAGGCATGGCCGTTGGTGTAGGGAGTATTTTATCGCCATTATTACTGATCCTTTCCGATACCTGGAGTCCGTTACCATTGGTAGTCTTCGGAAGCCTTTCTATCTCTGCGGGATTCGTGGCTCTTTTTCTACCAGAAACGATGGGTCGTAAACTGCCCGAGACTATGCAAGAAGGAGAGGCGTTATGTGCGAG